The Nitrospirota bacterium genome has a window encoding:
- the tolR gene encoding protein TolR, translated as MEKQRQALSEINVTPFVDVMLVLLVIFMVTAPLLQQGMDVNLPKTSGKEMTPSERIVITIKKDGSIYVDRSAVNMEGLKSMLAGKSGRDVFLKADKDVPYGLVVEVMGELKEIGIERLGMVTEPKTLFK; from the coding sequence ATGGAGAAACAAAGACAGGCACTCTCTGAGATTAACGTCACCCCTTTTGTAGATGTCATGCTTGTGCTGCTCGTAATCTTCATGGTTACCGCCCCCCTGCTTCAGCAGGGCATGGACGTTAACCTCCCCAAGACAAGCGGCAAAGAGATGACACCCTCGGAGCGGATTGTCATAACAATCAAAAAAGACGGCAGTATTTATGTTGACAGGTCGGCAGTAAACATGGAAGGACTTAAATCAATGCTTGCAGGCAAATCCGGCAGAGACGTCTTTTTAAAAGCCGACAAGGATGTGCCTTACGGGCTCGTAGTGGAAGTAATGGGAGAGCTGAAAGAGATAGGGATAGAAAGGCTCGGGATGGTTACTGAGCCAAAAACCTTATTTAAATGA
- the tolA gene encoding cell envelope integrity protein TolA: MRRSTLSRHRYIIRKEPDISKIVIASALLHLLFAALIAVPLASRQKEFRSYIVNIVEPLEIEPAEETAYRGETNAEEIQKNAEIKHKPDASLESAKKFSKEIERLRAIEKLSALKKLKEKSSKVQVVGKKSSGRILPSVHSEGAEGDADSYYSIITRRIWQQWIYPDIKTSGLETMVSIKISGDGKIISQRIEKSSGNALFDRSALNAVSKASPLPPPPVEMEIGIRFYL, encoded by the coding sequence ATGAGACGCTCCACTTTAAGCCGTCACCGTTACATCATCCGGAAAGAACCGGACATCTCAAAAATTGTCATTGCCTCTGCATTACTGCACTTGCTTTTCGCTGCCTTAATAGCCGTTCCGCTTGCATCAAGGCAGAAAGAATTCCGCAGCTATATTGTCAATATAGTTGAACCGCTTGAAATTGAGCCTGCGGAAGAAACGGCATACCGTGGAGAAACTAACGCAGAAGAGATTCAGAAAAATGCGGAAATAAAGCACAAGCCGGACGCTTCACTGGAATCCGCTAAAAAATTTTCCAAAGAGATTGAGCGGCTTCGTGCAATAGAAAAATTATCCGCCCTTAAAAAGTTAAAGGAAAAAAGCAGCAAGGTACAGGTAGTGGGGAAAAAAAGCAGCGGCAGGATTTTGCCGTCTGTGCACAGCGAAGGGGCAGAGGGCGATGCGGATTCTTATTACAGCATTATCACACGCAGAATCTGGCAGCAGTGGATTTATCCTGATATCAAAACTTCAGGACTTGAAACAATGGTATCAATAAAAATTTCAGGAGACGGGAAAATAATCTCACAAAGGATAGAAAAGTCATCAGGCAATGCCCTGTTTGACCGCTCGGCGCTTAATGCCGTTTCAAAGGCAAGCCCCCTTCCACCGCCTCCGGTTGAAATGGAAATCGGGATAAGGTTTTATCTATGA
- the mqnB gene encoding futalosine hydrolase: MNALAILTSVPFESNIILSCLKNIRKFRMAGKVVSKGRIAGHDILLMNTGIGKVNAAHAVTALIEHYPLKCVINSGAGGAYPHSVLAVGDIAVASKEIYGDEGVMSPGGWKDLRAIGIPVAQVGKKKYFNEFPLDKKFLKITINILRITHHASRPSPLPPLPMCREGGWGRVKLGNFLTLSSVTGTHKRAIELEKRFNAICENMEGAAIAHVCAMYKIPMLEIRGISNIAGVHDKRKWNLKLASENCQDTVLEIIAGL; encoded by the coding sequence ATGAACGCCCTTGCTATTTTAACATCAGTGCCTTTTGAATCAAATATAATTCTCTCATGCCTGAAAAATATCCGTAAATTCAGGATGGCAGGAAAGGTTGTTTCTAAGGGCAGAATTGCAGGGCATGATATCTTACTTATGAACACAGGCATCGGGAAGGTTAATGCCGCACACGCTGTAACTGCCCTTATTGAGCATTATCCGCTGAAGTGCGTTATCAATTCAGGCGCGGGCGGAGCTTATCCGCACTCAGTGCTTGCGGTTGGAGATATTGCAGTTGCGTCAAAGGAAATTTACGGGGATGAAGGAGTAATGTCTCCAGGCGGCTGGAAGGATTTGAGAGCAATCGGGATTCCGGTTGCGCAAGTCGGGAAGAAAAAATATTTCAATGAATTTCCATTGGACAAAAAATTTCTTAAAATAACTATAAATATTTTACGCATTACGCATCACGCATCACGTCCCTCCCCACTGCCCCCTCTCCCGATGTGTCGGGAAGGGGGGTGGGGGAGGGTGAAGTTAGGCAATTTCCTCACGCTGTCGTCTGTGACAGGCACGCATAAAAGAGCCATTGAGCTTGAAAAACGGTTTAATGCTATTTGCGAAAACATGGAAGGCGCTGCCATTGCCCATGTCTGCGCAATGTACAAGATTCCCATGCTTGAAATCAGGGGGATAAGCAATATTGCCGGCGTGCATGATAAGAGAAAGTGGAACCTAAAACTCGCCTCTGAAAATTGTCAGGATACAGTGCTGGAGATAATTGCCGGGCTTTAG
- a CDS encoding ATP synthase F0 subunit B gives MLEINKWFFVQLINFLLLIVLLNQILFKPLLRMFKERQDRMKNALDSAKTMGLEKDDLINKINARLLEVRHQARTIHEEYKTDGLNVQKGFVDTAGKEASEMTARALKELGAEVENSRKALKSEVNKFADEITRKLITV, from the coding sequence ATGTTAGAAATTAACAAGTGGTTTTTTGTCCAGCTGATTAATTTTCTGCTTCTTATCGTGCTTTTAAATCAAATTCTCTTCAAACCCCTTCTGCGCATGTTCAAGGAACGGCAGGACCGGATGAAAAACGCCCTTGACAGCGCAAAGACAATGGGGCTGGAAAAAGATGATTTAATAAACAAGATAAACGCAAGGCTCCTTGAAGTGAGACATCAGGCAAGGACCATTCACGAGGAATATAAGACTGATGGTTTAAATGTACAGAAGGGGTTTGTTGACACAGCCGGAAAAGAGGCATCTGAGATGACTGCAAGGGCATTGAAGGAACTTGGCGCCGAGGTTGAAAATTCAAGAAAGGCGCTGAAGTCAGAGGTAAATAAATTTGCCGATGAGATTACAAGAAAGCTGATAACGGTATGA
- the tolQ gene encoding protein TolQ → MGGDTVLNLILQAGFVVKIVLLVLLFFSIFSWAIIFYKFRFLSKLESESEEFQRAFAKSKDRTALYQSTKRMTLSPLVNLFRAAYSEEENAPALRDDLKRNLKRIEALEAARLEKYLTFLATTGSTTPFIGLFGTVWGIMNAFRGIGRAGSASLAVVAPGIAESLIATAAGLAAAIPAVVAYNYYLSRVRKNIIAMEDFSQELIDSFIRNHGETKTGTL, encoded by the coding sequence ATGGGCGGCGATACAGTACTAAACCTCATACTTCAGGCAGGGTTTGTCGTAAAAATTGTCCTCTTAGTTTTGCTTTTCTTTTCCATATTTTCATGGGCCATTATTTTTTATAAGTTCAGATTTCTTTCAAAGCTCGAAAGCGAGTCAGAGGAATTCCAGCGCGCCTTCGCAAAAAGCAAAGACCGCACTGCCTTATACCAGTCTACAAAAAGAATGACGCTGAGTCCGCTGGTTAATCTCTTCCGCGCCGCTTATTCAGAAGAGGAGAACGCACCTGCACTCCGTGACGATTTAAAAAGAAATTTAAAAAGGATTGAGGCCTTAGAGGCGGCGCGTCTTGAAAAGTATCTCACATTCCTTGCCACAACAGGCTCAACTACGCCATTTATCGGACTCTTCGGCACCGTATGGGGAATAATGAATGCATTCAGGGGAATCGGCAGGGCCGGCTCAGCTTCGCTTGCAGTTGTTGCGCCGGGAATAGCTGAGTCCCTCATAGCCACAGCCGCAGGGCTTGCAGCCGCAATTCCCGCAGTAGTCGCCTATAATTATTACCTCAGCAGGGTGCGCAAAAATATAATAGCCATGGAAGACTTTTCACAGGAATTAATAGACTCTTTTATAAGGAATCATGGAGAAACAAAGACAGGCACTCTCTGA
- the cysK gene encoding cysteine synthase A → MNRTFFYSEPVDSVLELIGNTPMVRINELVSSDSAEIYAKLEFFNPCKSIKDRICCSMVESAEHQGKIRPGDTLVEPTSGNTGIGMAFVCAAKGYKLVLTMPETMSIERKTMLKAFGAELILTEGGRDMAGAVEKAGELSNGKGYFQPHQFINPLNPETHRKTTALEILEQMSGIDAFVAGVGTGGTITGVGEVLRKEFGKSVRIIAVEPAKSPVISGGKPGLHEIQGIGAGFIPEVLNKDIIDEIIQVSDEDAYEATRNLIRREGILCGISSGANFFAALKISERLGRGKKVVTVFPDTGERYLSTRLFESGL, encoded by the coding sequence ATGAACAGAACATTTTTTTATTCAGAGCCTGTTGATTCGGTTTTAGAACTCATTGGAAATACGCCTATGGTCAGAATCAACGAACTTGTCAGCAGTGATTCGGCGGAGATTTATGCAAAGCTGGAATTTTTCAATCCCTGTAAATCCATTAAGGACAGAATATGCTGTTCAATGGTTGAATCCGCAGAGCATCAGGGTAAAATCAGACCCGGAGACACTCTTGTGGAGCCTACATCAGGCAATACCGGTATCGGCATGGCGTTTGTCTGCGCCGCAAAAGGGTACAAACTTGTTCTTACGATGCCTGAGACAATGAGCATTGAAAGGAAGACCATGTTAAAGGCATTCGGCGCTGAATTAATACTTACCGAAGGCGGCAGGGATATGGCAGGGGCGGTTGAAAAGGCAGGGGAGTTGTCAAACGGGAAAGGGTATTTTCAGCCGCATCAGTTTATCAATCCTTTAAACCCTGAGACACATAGAAAAACCACGGCGCTTGAAATTTTGGAACAGATGTCGGGCATTGATGCCTTTGTGGCAGGCGTTGGCACAGGAGGAACAATAACCGGAGTAGGTGAAGTCCTCAGAAAAGAGTTTGGAAAGAGTGTAAGGATTATTGCTGTTGAGCCGGCAAAGAGTCCTGTTATTTCAGGCGGCAAACCCGGCTTGCATGAAATTCAGGGAATCGGGGCCGGATTTATTCCCGAGGTTTTAAACAAGGATATTATTGACGAGATTATTCAGGTTTCTGATGAAGATGCATATGAGGCAACAAGGAACCTGATACGCAGGGAAGGCATCCTCTGCGGCATTTCATCAGGCGCTAATTTTTTTGCGGCATTGAAAATCTCAGAGAGGCTCGGCAGGGGGAAAAAGGTTGTGACTGTTTTCCCCGATACGGGAGAAAGGTATCTGAGCACAAGGCTTTTTGAGAGCGGTTTATAA
- a CDS encoding cysteine synthase family protein, with amino-acid sequence MKQNNIINTVSPDILGTIGRTPLICLNRITAGLNRNVKIYAKLESYNPGGSVKDRAAYQMIKDAEDAGSLTRDKIIIDSTSGNTGIAYAMIAAVKGYRARIILPKNASVERKKIIMGFGAEIVYSSPFEGSDGAIRLAREIYNQETDRYYMPDQYNNPSNWKAHYLTTGPEILEQTKGRVTHFIAGLGTTGTIMGTGKALKESNPDIQVIAVEPDDAMHGIEGLKYMKNSIVPGIYDSGFPDETIYVNTDEAYDIVRKIITIEGLPVGHSSGAALVGALRIAKKIDKGIIVTIFPDGGDRYLSHEI; translated from the coding sequence ATGAAACAAAATAATATTATTAATACAGTCAGCCCTGACATCCTCGGCACAATAGGCAGGACGCCGCTCATATGCCTGAATAGAATCACTGCTGGATTAAACAGGAATGTGAAAATTTACGCAAAACTTGAAAGTTACAATCCCGGCGGCTCTGTTAAAGACCGTGCGGCGTATCAGATGATAAAAGATGCGGAAGATGCCGGCAGCCTGACAAGAGACAAAATTATTATTGATTCAACTTCAGGCAATACGGGAATAGCATATGCCATGATTGCCGCGGTAAAGGGATACAGGGCGAGGATTATTCTCCCTAAAAATGCAAGTGTTGAGCGGAAAAAAATAATAATGGGATTTGGGGCGGAGATTGTCTATTCAAGTCCTTTTGAAGGCTCTGACGGCGCTATCAGGCTTGCGAGGGAGATTTACAATCAGGAGACTGACAGATATTACATGCCTGACCAGTATAACAATCCCTCAAACTGGAAGGCGCATTACCTTACGACAGGCCCTGAAATTCTTGAGCAGACAAAGGGCAGGGTTACACATTTTATTGCAGGACTTGGAACAACAGGGACCATTATGGGGACAGGAAAGGCATTGAAGGAATCTAATCCTGATATTCAGGTTATTGCAGTTGAACCTGACGATGCAATGCACGGAATAGAAGGGCTTAAATATATGAAAAACTCCATAGTGCCCGGAATTTATGATTCCGGTTTTCCTGATGAGACGATTTATGTAAATACGGATGAGGCATATGATATAGTCAGGAAGATAATTACAATTGAGGGGCTGCCTGTCGGGCACTCCTCCGGCGCCGCTCTTGTCGGTGCGCTGCGCATTGCAAAAAAGATAGATAAGGGGATAATAGTTACCATATTCCCTGACGGCGGCGACAGATATTTGAGTCATGAGATATAA
- the ybgF gene encoding tol-pal system protein YbgF — translation MRNKKYCSLFTVHCSLLFAFIFIAGCATSQDVDKIQYNLNELRNEVVKIKQKSQAIETQIPISDEKLLGKVQELADEQKAAGKALSDLMLKMQTLSTEVQVLMGRFEEAKYSSEKTAKDMTTGKESLLIQVKELELSLSDLKKRISALESENIALKKQKEEARKSENLKQEEIPAEPVKSEKPAKIPVKDAYADAYEIYSSGRIKEAREKFTAMLKDYPENEYSDNARFWIAESYYRSKEYRDAILAYEELLEKNPESNKVPEALLKEGLAFYAINDDKIGRTTLEKLIEKFPDSKEAKTAQKKIDEPQPIKKKKN, via the coding sequence ATGAGAAATAAAAAATACTGTTCACTGTTCACTGTTCACTGTTCACTGCTTTTTGCTTTTATTTTTATCGCCGGCTGCGCCACATCTCAGGATGTGGACAAGATCCAGTACAATCTTAATGAACTCCGGAATGAAGTTGTAAAGATAAAACAAAAATCCCAGGCAATAGAAACCCAGATCCCTATAAGCGATGAAAAGCTTTTAGGCAAAGTGCAGGAATTGGCAGATGAGCAAAAAGCTGCGGGCAAGGCGCTGTCAGACCTTATGCTGAAGATGCAGACGCTTTCAACCGAGGTGCAGGTGCTTATGGGCCGCTTTGAAGAGGCAAAATATTCTTCGGAAAAGACTGCGAAAGATATGACAACCGGCAAAGAGTCGCTTCTCATACAGGTAAAAGAACTGGAACTATCACTGAGCGACCTGAAAAAAAGAATCTCCGCATTGGAATCTGAAAACATTGCCCTCAAAAAACAGAAGGAGGAAGCCAGAAAATCAGAAAATTTAAAACAGGAGGAGATACCGGCCGAACCTGTAAAAAGCGAAAAACCAGCAAAGATACCCGTTAAAGATGCATATGCAGATGCCTACGAAATATATTCCTCGGGCAGGATAAAAGAGGCGCGGGAAAAATTCACAGCGATGCTCAAAGATTACCCTGAAAACGAATACTCAGACAATGCCCGTTTCTGGATTGCGGAAAGTTATTACAGAAGCAAGGAATACCGGGATGCCATTCTTGCATACGAAGAGCTTCTGGAAAAAAATCCTGAAAGCAATAAAGTGCCGGAGGCGCTTCTTAAGGAGGGCCTTGCATTTTATGCCATTAATGACGATAAAATTGGAAGGACCACGCTTGAGAAGCTCATTGAGAAATTCCCCGACTCAAAAGAGGCAAAAACTGCACAGAAAAAAATTGACGAACCCCAGCCTATAAAAAAGAAGAAAAATTGA
- a CDS encoding M67 family metallopeptidase: protein MLNKSIIEQIFNHAIETYPNECCGIVTGDRDNQTVHLCENIQNRLHAEDPVRHPRDARTAYLIDRKEFERIVSSAKEQGKEVIAFYHSHPEHESYFSEDDAAAQTVFGEPEFPGALHVVISVKNKKIHDMKCFKWDGQGFAEKELN, encoded by the coding sequence ATGTTAAACAAATCTATCATTGAACAAATTTTTAACCATGCCATTGAGACATACCCTAACGAGTGCTGCGGAATTGTGACAGGAGACAGGGACAATCAGACAGTCCACCTTTGCGAAAATATCCAGAACAGGCTTCATGCAGAAGACCCTGTGAGACATCCGAGGGATGCGCGCACCGCATATCTTATTGACAGAAAAGAGTTTGAACGAATTGTGTCCTCTGCAAAGGAACAGGGCAAAGAAGTTATTGCCTTTTATCATTCTCATCCTGAACATGAATCGTATTTTTCTGAAGACGATGCCGCTGCCCAGACTGTCTTTGGAGAGCCTGAATTCCCCGGCGCCCTGCATGTGGTAATCTCCGTGAAAAACAAAAAAATTCATGATATGAAGTGCTTTAAATGGGACGGACAGGGTTTTGCTGAAAAGGAACTCAATTAA
- a CDS encoding YceH family protein — MGIILNDIELRILGSLIEKERTTPDYYPMTLNALINACNQKSNRDPIVSFDESTVARVLDELQKKRLAEKIYKADSRVPKYEHNFKKVFDVSDSELAVMCELLLRGAQTIGEIRNRAERMHKFEGIQEVDTILNGLMGRQEPLVLKLPRQTGHKECRFMHLLSGKPVIHETGPGILCETPAPDENERITKLENDLSLLRREMDELRQDFISLKSQLE, encoded by the coding sequence ATGGGAATTATTCTTAATGACATTGAGCTTCGTATCCTCGGAAGCCTTATTGAAAAGGAGAGAACTACTCCTGATTATTATCCTATGACATTGAATGCGTTGATTAATGCCTGCAACCAAAAATCCAACCGGGACCCTATTGTTTCATTTGATGAGTCCACTGTGGCGCGGGTATTGGATGAACTGCAGAAAAAAAGACTGGCTGAAAAAATTTACAAGGCTGACAGCCGTGTTCCAAAATATGAGCATAATTTCAAAAAAGTTTTTGACGTGTCCGACTCCGAACTCGCCGTTATGTGCGAATTGCTGCTGCGCGGCGCTCAAACCATCGGGGAGATAAGGAACCGCGCCGAACGGATGCATAAATTTGAAGGGATACAGGAGGTTGATACAATTCTCAATGGGCTGATGGGGCGGCAGGAGCCTCTGGTGCTTAAACTACCCCGCCAGACCGGACACAAAGAATGCCGGTTTATGCACCTGCTTTCCGGCAAGCCTGTTATCCATGAAACTGGGCCGGGCATCTTATGCGAGACGCCGGCGCCTGATGAAAATGAAAGAATAACAAAACTTGAAAATGATTTATCCCTGCTTCGCAGGGAAATGGATGAACTTAGACAGGATTTTATCAGCCTGAAATCACAACTGGAATAA
- the moaA gene encoding GTP 3',8-cyclase MoaA, which yields MNDPFGRTIDYLRISVTDRCNLRCIYCMSAEGVKSIAHKNILAYEEIIRIVRIASSLGVKKVRITGGEPLARKNITYLISSLHALDGIEDISLTTNGLLLEKYADEIAGAGLRRVNVSLDSLKPERYREITRGGDINNVLRGIERAENAGLTPVKINMVAIRGFNNDEIEAFAKLTLKKSYQVRFIEFMPIGAREIWSPEKYIPINEIKSIVEKVGALTPVKIRKSGPARYFRFEGAAGVVGFINAISHQFCDECNRLRLTADGKLRPCLFSETEIDLKAPLRSGAPDSEIERLIKLAIEIKPEGHDIACSSRIDIKTLRPMSKIGG from the coding sequence TTGAACGACCCGTTTGGAAGAACCATAGACTACCTGAGAATATCCGTCACCGACAGATGCAATCTCAGGTGCATCTACTGTATGTCCGCAGAAGGAGTAAAATCCATTGCGCATAAGAACATCCTTGCATATGAAGAGATTATAAGAATAGTCAGGATTGCGTCATCGCTGGGCGTCAAAAAAGTGAGAATCACAGGCGGCGAGCCGCTTGCAAGGAAAAACATCACTTATCTTATTTCCTCGCTTCATGCCCTTGACGGCATTGAAGACATCAGCCTTACAACCAATGGACTGCTCCTTGAAAAATATGCGGATGAAATTGCAGGAGCCGGGCTCAGGCGGGTAAATGTCAGCCTTGATTCGCTTAAACCTGAAAGATACAGGGAAATAACAAGGGGCGGGGACATTAATAACGTGCTCAGGGGAATTGAGCGCGCTGAAAATGCCGGGCTTACCCCTGTAAAAATAAACATGGTGGCAATCAGAGGCTTTAATAACGACGAGATAGAAGCCTTTGCAAAGTTAACACTGAAAAAATCCTATCAGGTGCGTTTTATAGAATTTATGCCTATCGGCGCCAGAGAAATATGGAGCCCGGAAAAATATATTCCGATAAATGAGATAAAATCCATTGTGGAAAAGGTAGGCGCGCTTACTCCGGTAAAAATAAGAAAATCCGGGCCTGCAAGATATTTCAGGTTTGAGGGCGCAGCAGGCGTCGTAGGCTTTATAAATGCCATCTCCCATCAGTTTTGTGACGAATGCAACCGTCTCCGCCTTACTGCCGACGGCAAGCTCAGACCCTGCCTTTTTTCAGAGACAGAGATTGATTTAAAGGCGCCGCTCAGAAGCGGCGCGCCGGACTCTGAGATTGAACGGCTCATAAAACTTGCCATAGAAATAAAGCCCGAAGGGCATGATATTGCCTGCAGCAGCCGTATAGACATCAAAACATTAAGACCCATGTCAAAAATCGGGGGATGA
- the atpF gene encoding F0F1 ATP synthase subunit B has protein sequence MKRKVKRYKLIINSFLLFTVHCSLFTVSSVFASEGAEHAASFKDMLWPVLNFAILVAILVKFGRKPISEFLKKRTELIEKSLKEAEEAKELAKKAFSEVQARLLGMDKEINNILESAKKAGEREKEALIAQGESLKNKIIEQAKANIEYELQKAKKAIKSEAALMALELAEKQIKEKLDAKGHERLTEEYIRKIAHTAGEVKN, from the coding sequence ATGAAGAGAAAAGTTAAAAGGTATAAGTTAATAATTAATAGTTTTTTACTGTTCACTGTTCACTGTTCACTGTTCACTGTTTCTTCGGTGTTTGCCTCTGAAGGGGCTGAGCATGCAGCTTCTTTTAAAGACATGCTCTGGCCTGTTCTAAATTTTGCGATTCTTGTTGCCATCCTTGTTAAATTTGGGCGTAAGCCTATCAGTGAATTCCTCAAAAAGCGCACTGAGCTTATTGAGAAATCCCTGAAAGAGGCTGAGGAGGCGAAGGAACTTGCAAAAAAGGCTTTTTCCGAAGTGCAGGCGAGGCTTTTAGGCATGGACAAAGAAATAAATAATATACTTGAGTCGGCAAAAAAGGCAGGGGAAAGGGAGAAAGAGGCGCTTATTGCGCAGGGGGAAAGCCTGAAGAACAAGATAATTGAACAGGCAAAGGCAAACATAGAATATGAACTTCAAAAGGCAAAAAAGGCGATAAAATCAGAGGCGGCTCTTATGGCGCTTGAACTTGCCGAAAAACAGATAAAAGAAAAACTTGATGCAAAGGGGCATGAAAGGCTTACAGAGGAATATATCCGGAAAATTGCCCATACTGCCGGAGAGGTTAAGAATTGA
- the pal gene encoding peptidoglycan-associated lipoprotein Pal, with protein MLTVIGCAKKYEVQPTEEPVKASEEKKERLKEVSEEKILQKPAEIQREIAEEELSGKGQKPKESAIQSKESAAQVKTEFVFKDILFDFDKYDIKEDARPALDSAATWLKNNKGVKIIIEGHCDERGTNEYNLALGEKRANAARDYLTASGIASEKIKTISYGEEKPICAEQTEDCFQKNRRANFAVGK; from the coding sequence ATGCTTACAGTAATAGGCTGTGCGAAAAAATATGAGGTTCAACCGACTGAAGAGCCTGTTAAGGCCTCAGAGGAAAAGAAAGAAAGACTGAAAGAGGTTTCAGAGGAAAAAATTTTGCAAAAACCCGCAGAGATTCAAAGGGAAATTGCTGAAGAAGAACTGTCAGGAAAGGGGCAAAAGCCTAAGGAATCCGCCATACAGTCAAAAGAGTCTGCCGCACAGGTAAAAACAGAATTTGTTTTCAAAGATATTCTTTTTGACTTTGACAAATATGACATAAAAGAAGACGCAAGACCTGCGCTGGACTCTGCCGCGACATGGCTGAAGAATAATAAAGGGGTCAAAATAATAATAGAAGGCCACTGCGACGAAAGGGGAACCAACGAATACAACCTTGCACTTGGAGAAAAAAGGGCCAATGCAGCAAGGGACTATCTTACCGCAAGCGGAATTGCATCGGAAAAAATAAAGACGATAAGCTATGGCGAAGAAAAGCCTATATGCGCAGAACAAACAGAAGACTGCTTCCAGAAAAACAGGAGGGCGAATTTTGCTGTCGGGAAATGA
- the tolB gene encoding Tol-Pal system beta propeller repeat protein TolB, translating to MFCVLCSADAKIYIDITSPALRKLPVSFAFSGSKEAEKLTEIVKNDLDFTGIFNPLEPGVKGAEITVNIDVNVADNVLTANVSVFDLIENREILRKKYEAGENIIRTLSHSISNNIYKVITGQDGVFRTRIAYITDASGKKELHLMDFDGYSDQKIVVKGLTFSHNWSHSSEYLAYSSERDKEWSIYIINLNNYNETVLFSSKGLNLVGGFSPDNIIAFSSSKDGSPEIYVMNMDGSGSKKLTESFGIDVSPVFSPDGSKIAFVSDRGGSPQIYIMNADGSSVRRLTFEGNYNTSPVWSPDGKEIAYVGRKNMNNQIFVIKLSTLEISQLTEKGNNESPSFSPDGMFIAFDSDRDGTKGVWIMRAGETGERKITSNGVKAMAPKWSPYLK from the coding sequence GTGTTCTGTGTTCTGTGTTCTGCTGATGCCAAGATCTACATTGATATAACATCGCCGGCATTAAGAAAACTTCCGGTATCATTCGCTTTCTCCGGTTCAAAAGAGGCGGAAAAACTTACAGAGATTGTCAAAAACGACCTTGATTTCACCGGAATCTTTAACCCGTTAGAGCCAGGAGTTAAGGGCGCTGAGATTACAGTTAATATTGATGTGAATGTCGCAGACAATGTGCTCACCGCTAATGTGTCAGTCTTTGACCTTATTGAAAACAGGGAAATACTCAGGAAAAAGTATGAGGCAGGGGAAAATATTATCCGCACGCTGTCCCACAGCATTTCCAACAACATCTATAAGGTAATTACCGGGCAGGATGGCGTCTTCAGAACCAGGATTGCATACATCACTGACGCTTCAGGGAAAAAAGAGCTTCACCTGATGGACTTTGACGGCTACAGCGACCAGAAAATAGTTGTAAAGGGGCTTACATTCAGCCATAACTGGTCGCATAGCAGTGAGTATCTGGCGTATTCTTCGGAAAGGGATAAGGAATGGAGCATTTACATCATAAACCTTAACAATTACAATGAGACAGTGCTTTTTTCATCCAAAGGGCTCAATCTCGTCGGAGGCTTCTCACCTGATAATATCATTGCATTTTCTTCATCAAAAGACGGCAGCCCTGAGATATATGTTATGAATATGGATGGAAGCGGCTCCAAAAAACTCACTGAGTCCTTCGGCATTGATGTATCGCCGGTTTTCTCGCCGGACGGCTCAAAGATTGCCTTTGTATCCGACAGGGGGGGCAGCCCCCAGATTTATATAATGAATGCAGACGGCAGCAGCGTAAGAAGGCTTACGTTTGAAGGCAATTACAATACCTCGCCTGTATGGTCTCCGGATGGAAAAGAAATTGCCTATGTCGGAAGGAAGAATATGAATAATCAGATTTTTGTGATAAAATTAAGTACCCTTGAAATCAGTCAACTTACTGAGAAGGGAAATAATGAATCACCGTCATTTTCCCCTGACGGCATGTTCATAGCATTTGATTCGGACAGGGATGGAACAAAGGGGGTGTGGATAATGCGTGCCGGCGAAACTGGAGAAAGAAAAATTACATCCAATGGAGTTAAAGCAATGGCTCCCAAATGGTCGCCGTATCTTAAATGA